A genomic window from Nocardioides rotundus includes:
- a CDS encoding WXG100 family type VII secretion target, whose amino-acid sequence MSTAEMGQGEGTLSRAATLVADARSDFDRLSRDLEGRIQGLQGQWVGQGGTAFFALHRAWTEKQAVIVGALDGFERSLVATEKDNVATDETQMANYQRNAARLA is encoded by the coding sequence ATGAGCACGGCAGAGATGGGACAGGGCGAGGGCACCCTGAGCCGAGCGGCGACCCTGGTCGCCGACGCGCGCAGCGACTTCGACCGCCTCTCCCGCGATCTGGAGGGCCGGATCCAGGGACTCCAGGGGCAGTGGGTGGGCCAGGGCGGCACCGCGTTCTTCGCGCTGCACCGGGCCTGGACGGAGAAGCAGGCGGTGATCGTCGGCGCCCTCGACGGCTTCGAGCGCTCCCTGGTCGCGACGGAGAAGGACAACGTCGCGACCGACGAGACCCAGATGGCCAACTACCAGCGCAACGCC
- the eccCb gene encoding type VII secretion protein EccCb, with protein sequence MTTTPSATDNAEPALPAGELTLRPPPRLERGEGAGAVLAGAVPMIGTLGSILLVASLAGGGSDSSLRTRSLLAGGVFLLATLAYVLVQVDRQRRQQARQRSTAREDYLHHLACVRASARAAAAAQRQSLVWHHPDPSQLAVLAGDPERRWRRGPDHSWFLRARVGCRTQPATVTLTPPAEADDARADPAAAAALHRLLAVHAEQPGLPANLDLRRSRVEVAGPREQTRALARALLCQAAVAHAPEHLAVAVHCTEPDLPHWDWVKWLPHATSPHEADAAGPRRLVGADLAALTELVPAGRHLLVIHDGTDPPTDPGGDATHLVLTAATRELAIDGEEGTRPDRMSRSAAEAVARRLAPWAAVPSDHDSAERPLTELLGLADVDAWSPDTHWRPRPGQQRLRVPIGTATEGGPLELDLKEAALGGMGPHGLLVGATGSGKSELLRTLVLALALTHSPDELNLVLVDFKGGATFADAARLPHTSALITNLSSELSLVDRMADALTGELLRRQELLREAGNHASIEDYRRARAEGAELPALPSLFIVVDEFSELLSAQPELVELFVAIGRLGRSLGLHLLLASQRLDEGRLRGLESHLSYRIGLRTFSAAESRAVLGVPDAHRLRSVPGLGFLQTDAARLVRFRAAFVSGAVAPRDCPEERAWAVPFTVLAAPPPEPVPDEGEGVRRPALLHAAIDAMAGLGPEAHRVWLPPLDTPDTLDGLLRSTGPLGRLTVPVGIVDRPREQRREPLLVDLSGAAGHVAVVGAPRSGRSTLLQTLMAGIALTHAPDEATFYALDLGGGGLASLAGLPHLAGVAGRTEPAVVRRIVAEVAALLERRERDGRGAGGDVFLVVDGWVTLREEHPDLEQQIHRLADRGLAYGVHLVAAAGRWSDFRSAVRDLFGTRLELRLGDPVDSEVDRRLAGRVPADRPGRGLLPGGLHYLTALPRVDGDPRSETLAAGVADLTARVARAWPDRTAPRLRLLPERVDREALPAAVPGERRLVLGVDEDDLAPVLLDPDRDPHLLVIGDGGSGRTATLRGHLHELLRTRRPDAAQVVLLDPRRTLLGEVPEPFLLNYLTSADEAEPVLRDLAGYLGGRLPGEGVTPDQLRQRSWWSGAEVHVVVDDADLLTVTGGSPLAPLRPLLARAGDVGLHLVVALRSGGATRTLMDPALQALRDLGQPVLLLAGDPDDGPLLGRVRPEPGPPGRGQLVTRGAGTRRIQVAWSPPTEGVSDDPT encoded by the coding sequence GTGACGACCACCCCGAGCGCGACCGACAACGCGGAGCCGGCCCTCCCGGCCGGCGAGCTGACGCTGCGCCCGCCCCCGCGACTGGAGCGGGGCGAGGGTGCCGGCGCGGTCCTGGCCGGCGCCGTACCCATGATCGGCACCCTCGGCTCGATCCTGCTCGTGGCCAGCCTGGCCGGAGGCGGCAGCGACTCCTCCCTGCGCACCCGCAGCCTGCTGGCCGGCGGCGTCTTCCTCCTCGCGACCCTCGCCTACGTGCTGGTGCAGGTGGACCGGCAGCGCCGTCAACAGGCCCGCCAGCGGAGCACGGCCCGGGAGGACTACCTCCACCATCTCGCTTGCGTGCGCGCGAGCGCGCGGGCCGCCGCGGCCGCGCAGCGGCAGTCCCTCGTCTGGCACCACCCCGACCCCTCGCAGCTGGCGGTCCTGGCGGGCGACCCGGAGCGTCGCTGGCGGCGGGGGCCGGACCACTCCTGGTTCCTCCGTGCCCGCGTCGGCTGCCGCACCCAGCCTGCGACGGTGACGCTCACCCCTCCCGCCGAGGCCGACGACGCCCGGGCCGACCCGGCCGCCGCCGCGGCCCTGCACCGGCTGCTCGCGGTGCACGCCGAGCAGCCCGGTCTGCCCGCGAACCTGGACCTGCGGCGGTCCCGCGTCGAGGTCGCCGGTCCGCGTGAGCAGACCCGCGCCCTGGCCCGGGCCCTCCTCTGCCAAGCGGCCGTGGCCCACGCGCCGGAGCACCTGGCGGTCGCCGTGCACTGCACCGAGCCCGACCTGCCGCACTGGGACTGGGTGAAGTGGCTGCCGCACGCCACGAGCCCGCACGAGGCGGACGCCGCAGGCCCGCGCCGGCTGGTCGGCGCCGACCTCGCCGCGCTGACCGAGCTGGTGCCGGCGGGGCGACATCTCCTGGTGATCCACGACGGGACCGACCCGCCGACAGATCCCGGCGGGGACGCGACGCACCTGGTCCTCACCGCCGCGACCAGGGAGCTCGCCATCGACGGCGAGGAGGGCACGCGTCCCGACCGGATGAGCCGGAGCGCCGCGGAGGCGGTGGCCCGCCGGCTGGCCCCCTGGGCCGCCGTACCGTCCGACCACGACAGTGCCGAGCGCCCCCTCACCGAACTGCTCGGTCTCGCCGACGTCGACGCCTGGAGTCCTGACACGCACTGGCGGCCACGACCGGGGCAGCAGCGACTGCGGGTGCCGATCGGTACCGCGACCGAGGGCGGGCCGCTCGAGCTGGACCTCAAGGAGGCGGCCCTCGGAGGCATGGGCCCGCACGGGCTGCTGGTGGGGGCCACCGGGTCGGGCAAGTCCGAGCTGCTCCGCACCCTGGTGCTGGCGCTCGCGCTCACCCACTCCCCCGACGAGCTGAACCTGGTCCTCGTCGACTTCAAGGGCGGGGCGACCTTCGCCGACGCGGCCCGGCTGCCCCACACGTCCGCGCTGATCACCAACCTGTCCTCCGAGCTCAGCCTGGTGGACCGGATGGCCGACGCCCTCACCGGTGAGCTGCTGCGCCGCCAGGAGCTGCTGCGCGAGGCGGGCAACCACGCCTCGATCGAGGACTACCGCCGGGCACGAGCCGAGGGGGCGGAGCTGCCCGCCCTCCCGTCGTTGTTCATCGTGGTCGACGAGTTCTCCGAGCTGCTGTCCGCGCAGCCGGAGCTGGTCGAGCTGTTCGTCGCGATCGGCCGGCTGGGCCGCTCGCTGGGGCTGCACCTGCTGTTGGCCTCCCAGCGGCTGGACGAGGGGCGACTGCGCGGGCTGGAGTCGCACCTGTCCTACCGGATCGGGCTGCGCACATTCAGCGCCGCGGAGTCCCGCGCGGTGCTCGGGGTGCCCGACGCGCACCGGCTGCGCAGCGTGCCCGGGCTGGGGTTCCTCCAGACCGACGCGGCCCGGCTGGTGCGGTTCCGCGCCGCCTTCGTCTCCGGGGCCGTCGCGCCCAGGGACTGCCCGGAGGAGCGCGCCTGGGCGGTGCCGTTCACCGTGCTCGCGGCCCCGCCGCCAGAGCCCGTGCCCGACGAGGGGGAGGGAGTACGTCGTCCCGCTCTGCTCCACGCCGCGATCGACGCGATGGCGGGTCTCGGCCCGGAGGCTCACCGGGTCTGGCTCCCACCCCTGGACACCCCGGACACCCTGGACGGGCTCCTGCGCAGCACCGGCCCGCTCGGCCGCCTCACGGTCCCGGTCGGGATCGTCGACCGACCGCGGGAGCAGCGCCGGGAGCCCCTCCTCGTCGACCTCTCCGGCGCGGCCGGCCATGTCGCCGTCGTCGGCGCCCCGCGCAGCGGCCGCAGCACCCTGCTACAGACCCTGATGGCGGGAATCGCCCTCACCCACGCCCCGGACGAGGCGACGTTCTACGCCCTCGACCTCGGTGGCGGCGGGCTCGCCAGCCTCGCCGGGCTGCCGCACCTGGCCGGCGTGGCCGGCCGCACCGAGCCCGCCGTCGTGCGCCGGATCGTCGCCGAGGTCGCCGCCCTGCTGGAGCGCCGCGAGCGCGACGGCCGCGGGGCCGGTGGCGACGTGTTCCTCGTGGTGGACGGCTGGGTGACGCTCCGCGAGGAGCACCCCGACCTGGAGCAGCAGATCCACCGGTTGGCCGATCGGGGGTTGGCGTACGGCGTCCACCTGGTCGCCGCGGCCGGCCGCTGGAGCGACTTCCGCTCGGCGGTCCGCGACCTGTTCGGCACCCGGCTGGAGCTCCGGCTCGGGGACCCGGTCGACTCCGAGGTCGACCGCCGGCTGGCCGGCCGGGTGCCGGCGGACCGACCCGGTCGCGGGCTCCTCCCGGGCGGTCTGCACTACCTGACCGCGCTGCCACGCGTCGACGGCGATCCCCGCTCGGAGACGCTCGCCGCGGGCGTGGCCGACCTGACGGCTCGAGTCGCGCGGGCCTGGCCGGACCGGACGGCACCCCGGCTGCGGCTGCTGCCGGAGCGGGTGGATCGCGAGGCGCTGCCGGCCGCCGTACCCGGCGAGCGTCGGCTCGTGCTGGGCGTCGACGAGGACGACCTGGCACCCGTGCTCCTGGACCCGGACCGCGACCCGCACCTGCTGGTCATCGGCGACGGCGGCTCGGGACGTACGGCGACCCTGCGCGGCCACCTGCACGAGCTGCTGCGGACCCGCCGGCCCGACGCGGCGCAGGTCGTGCTCCTCGACCCGCGCCGGACCCTGCTCGGCGAGGTGCCCGAGCCCTTCCTGCTCAACTACCTCACCTCCGCCGACGAGGCCGAGCCGGTGCTCCGCGACCTGGCCGGCTATCTCGGCGGGCGGCTGCCCGGCGAGGGCGTGACACCCGACCAGCTGCGGCAGCGGTCGTGGTGGTCGGGCGCGGAGGTGCACGTCGTCGTGGACGACGCCGACCTGCTGACGGTGACCGGCGGCTCGCCGCTCGCGCCCCTGCGC